The Trichocoleus sp. FACHB-46 genomic interval AGCAGGCATGGTTGGAGCAGTTCTACCTATACGGCATGAAAGTTGAAGCGGGTCATTGGGCGCAACATACGATGGATAACATTGTGATTGATGTGGTTGAGCGTTACGATGTGTCCCAAAATGGGCTGTTGTTTGAGAACCAAGCGATCGCATCTCATCTGCAACGCGCAGTAGTGCTTCACGGTGCAGACAGGATTAAACAATGGCAAGCTCAGCTTTCTCCTTATCCTAAAGAACTTGCGGTTGCGATGGTTCAAAAGCATCTAAAATTCCGCCCGTTTGATGGTCAACACATTTTGACCGAACGCCTTGAGATTCCGATGCTGTACGAAAATAATTGCGCCATTGTACGATGGCTTCTCAACATCTTGTTTGGGATAAACCGCACTTATCATCCTGGTTTCAAGTGGACTCGTTACTTTGTGGACGAAATGAGCATCAAACCGCCTAAGTTTTTTGCTCGGTTGGAGCGCGTTTTTCAATCGGATGCTACTAGCGGAACCCATGAGTTACGACAACTCGTAGACGAAACGTTCGACCTTGTAGAGCAATGTTTACCGGAAGTTGACCTCAAGCAGCAGCGTGCAACGTTCAGTCAGCTTTATGCGAGATGGAAGTTACCTGTGAATGGTTAACTTAACGTCCATCAAAACAGCTAACCCTCCCAATGCACCAGAACAAAGTCAAGTGATTGGTGAAATCCAAAGATTATCTGCGTCCGGTGAACGGGAACGTTAGGCGACTT includes:
- a CDS encoding DUF4037 domain-containing protein, with the protein product MTEHSAWRISLAHEIAPAFTANPKVAACFVFGSAALGIADQYSDLELGFIWSQLPSVEELQATAQNVGVTGWEIEPYGEAKQAWLEQFYLYGMKVEAGHWAQHTMDNIVIDVVERYDVSQNGLLFENQAIASHLQRAVVLHGADRIKQWQAQLSPYPKELAVAMVQKHLKFRPFDGQHILTERLEIPMLYENNCAIVRWLLNILFGINRTYHPGFKWTRYFVDEMSIKPPKFFARLERVFQSDATSGTHELRQLVDETFDLVEQCLPEVDLKQQRATFSQLYARWKLPVNG